One Kosmotoga arenicorallina S304 genomic window carries:
- the cysE gene encoding serine O-acetyltransferase, which yields MGNFTNEMMNLLKAVKKDFDEYLIKDPAARSKFHIYLTSAGFHALFLYRLSHLLWNFGFFWPAELIHYFNRVIFNIDIHPAAHIEAGVVIDHGIGVVIGSTATVGSGTLIYHGVTLGSRRIVEGKRHPDIGRNVIIGAGAKILGPIIVGDNAKIGANSVVLEHVPENQTYVGIPAKKTEKIHHEVNL from the coding sequence ATGGGAAATTTCACAAATGAAATGATGAATTTACTGAAAGCGGTCAAGAAGGACTTTGACGAATATTTAATAAAAGATCCCGCTGCAAGATCGAAATTTCACATATATTTGACTTCAGCCGGATTTCATGCGCTTTTTTTATATAGATTATCCCATTTGCTCTGGAATTTCGGTTTTTTCTGGCCTGCTGAGTTAATCCATTATTTCAACAGGGTGATTTTCAATATCGATATACATCCAGCAGCTCATATTGAAGCTGGCGTTGTAATTGATCATGGAATAGGTGTAGTCATTGGGTCTACAGCAACCGTTGGTAGCGGTACATTGATTTATCATGGAGTAACTCTTGGTAGTCGAAGAATAGTCGAAGGGAAACGGCATCCGGACATTGGACGTAATGTAATTATCGGGGCTGGTGCAAAGATACTTGGACCTATAATTGTGGGTGATAATGCAAAGATCGGTGCAAATAGCGTTGTCCTTGAGCATGTACCTGAAAATCAGACATATGTCGGCATTCCTGCAAAAAAGACAGAAAAAATCCATCATGAGGTAAACCTATGA
- the cysK gene encoding cysteine synthase A → MSIDMIVGKTPLVSLRSLDSSGSILLKLEKNNPGGSVKDRAVMGMILYMKSRGRISEGVTVVEPTSGNTGISIAMFASKFRYKAILVMPESVSEERWKVMEELGADVILTSASGGMKEAVERAKEIVRNLENAVILDQFSNPGNPYYHEISTGPEIFQQCGNELDIFVAGIGTGGTITGAGRALKKLLPGIKIIGVEPEESAVLSGEKPGKHRIQGIGAGFVPAILDQDLLDDIITVSSGEAIEMMQWLHRKEGLLVGISSGANVAAAYRLKKSGTTGKIVTVAPDHYERYLSVF, encoded by the coding sequence ATGAGCATTGATATGATAGTTGGAAAGACGCCCCTTGTTTCTTTGAGAAGCCTTGATTCTTCAGGAAGCATTTTACTGAAACTGGAAAAAAACAATCCTGGCGGCAGCGTAAAGGATAGGGCTGTAATGGGAATGATTTTATACATGAAGAGCAGGGGTAGAATTTCAGAAGGAGTTACCGTTGTAGAGCCTACAAGTGGAAACACCGGTATTTCAATAGCCATGTTTGCAAGCAAATTCAGATACAAAGCAATTCTGGTAATGCCCGAAAGCGTAAGTGAAGAGCGATGGAAGGTTATGGAGGAACTCGGTGCCGATGTTATCCTGACAAGTGCATCAGGAGGTATGAAAGAAGCCGTTGAGAGAGCAAAAGAAATTGTCCGTAACCTTGAAAATGCTGTTATTCTGGACCAGTTTTCCAATCCAGGAAACCCCTACTATCATGAGATAAGCACCGGACCGGAGATATTCCAGCAATGTGGCAATGAATTAGATATCTTTGTTGCTGGCATAGGTACAGGCGGTACTATTACGGGAGCTGGCAGGGCTTTGAAGAAGTTACTTCCTGGAATTAAAATCATAGGCGTCGAGCCAGAAGAATCCGCTGTTCTTTCCGGGGAAAAACCCGGTAAGCACAGAATTCAGGGCATAGGTGCGGGCTTTGTCCCGGCTATTCTCGACCAAGATCTTCTGGACGATATAATTACCGTAAGCTCTGGCGAAGCAATCGAGATGATGCAATGGCTTCACAGGAAAGAAGGATTATTGGTTGGGATTTCGTCCGGTGCAAATGTCGCTGCGGCGTATAGATTAAAAAAATCTGGCACCACGGGGAAAATAGTTACCGTAGCACCAGATCACTATGAACGCTATTTGAGCGTATTTTGA